From a region of the Arachis ipaensis cultivar K30076 chromosome B09, Araip1.1, whole genome shotgun sequence genome:
- the LOC107615211 gene encoding E3 ubiquitin-protein ligase RGLG3, producing the protein MAVAMTNLQGCIQQLFSKNRCNSIVLVYSEDSADFLLLFLGKTQTGVEARNTPSRTNPCRRVPLLVSTRPVASCFPLLVGPSPICSLLPLVGSLGLFSCLVQIIASIGAASAGPDPKTVLPCFLSSTKSALSMVQIYCSCMSFLPQSPSASVTTSPVATITISGPTSFAPVIDAAIDVVEKSNGQYHVLVIIADGQVSRNPYIGGRKRLGPQEQATVNSIVAVSHYPL; encoded by the exons ATGGCGGTGGCGATGACTAATCTACAAGGCTGCATTcag CAGCTGTTCAGTAAAAATCGCTGCAATTCAATCGTTTTGGTATATAGTGAAGACTCAGCAGATTTTCTTCTTTTGTTCCTCGGGAAAACACAAACGGGAGTAGAGGCACGAAACACACCTTCGCGCACGAATCCTTGCCGCCGTGTACCTCTGCTCGTCAGTACCAGGCCAGTTGCATCGTGCTTCCCCTTGTTGGTGGGTCCATCGCCAATCTGCTCCCTGCTTCCTCTGGTCGGGTCCTTAGGTCTGTTCAGCTGCTTGGTTCAGATTATTG CTTCGATTGGCGCTGCTTCTGCTGGCCCTGATCCCAAAACGGTGCTCCCCTGCTTCCTCTCTTCAACCAAATCTGCTCTATCCATGGTTCAAATTTACTGTAGCTGCATGAGTTTCTTGCCACAGTCGCCTTCGGCCTCTGTCACTACTAGCCCCGTCGCCACCATCACCATCTCAg GTCCAACATCATTTGCGCCGGTAATTGATGCAGCAATTGATGTTGTGGAGAAAAGCAATGGTCAATATCATGTTCTTGTTATTATTGCTGATGGACAG gTTTCTAGAAATCCATATATAGGAGGACGCAAAAGGCTTGGTCCACAAGAACAAGCAACTGTTAATTCTATAGTTGCTGTAAG TCACTATCCTCTCTGA